The following are encoded together in the Streptomyces sp. NBC_00358 genome:
- a CDS encoding sensor histidine kinase → MTPTVGDPGALPDGPAARVPRLLAALRSVGSGLELHTTLDRICETAAELTDARYAAIGVVAESGAGLAEFVQHGVDDETARRIGRMPDGHKGLLGALIRHPDPVRLANLTDDPRSCGFPPGHPPMHSFLGVPIRVRGEIFGNLYLTQKRGGGTFGDDDLDLVRVLATEAGIAIGNARLYEAAKQRERWIDGSVAVTTALLAGGDAEDALQIVAEQARRLSDSVAGIVLLPAEEGGLEIVAVASDHPSKILGTVVPPESELVAELRDGKPVFVADAAADPRMRTDLTHAYGPVMMLPLQSDGRVLGALLTPRTRGGRPFTETERTLAAQFASQAALALMMAETQRDRERLAVYEDRDRIARDLHDLVIQRLFATGMMLESAQRRSNVPEVRRGVGKAVDELDVTIQEIRTAIFALRQGPAELPSGLRTRVLREINMAAVPLGFQPGHHFTGPVDTLVGELPGKNLIAALRETLSNAFRHAGASRIEVSVDADALLPDGRPAVRLTVTDDGVGIPEGGRRSGLKNLKRRAESLGGASWYGPGIGEDEGGATVVWEVPR, encoded by the coding sequence GTGACCCCGACGGTCGGTGATCCGGGAGCGCTGCCCGACGGGCCGGCCGCACGGGTGCCGCGGCTGCTCGCGGCGCTGCGGTCGGTCGGATCGGGGCTGGAGCTGCACACCACCCTGGACCGGATCTGCGAGACCGCCGCCGAGCTCACGGACGCGCGGTACGCGGCCATCGGGGTCGTCGCCGAGAGCGGGGCGGGACTGGCCGAGTTCGTCCAGCACGGCGTCGACGACGAGACCGCCCGGCGGATCGGACGGATGCCCGACGGCCACAAGGGGCTCCTGGGGGCTCTCATCCGCCACCCGGATCCCGTACGACTCGCGAACCTCACCGACGACCCCCGCTCCTGCGGCTTCCCGCCGGGCCACCCACCGATGCACAGCTTCCTCGGAGTGCCGATCCGGGTGCGCGGGGAGATCTTCGGAAACCTCTACCTCACCCAGAAGCGCGGGGGCGGGACCTTCGGCGACGACGACCTCGACCTGGTCCGGGTGCTGGCCACGGAGGCGGGTATCGCCATCGGCAACGCCCGCCTGTACGAGGCGGCGAAGCAGCGCGAGCGCTGGATCGACGGCTCCGTGGCCGTCACCACCGCACTGCTGGCGGGCGGCGACGCCGAGGACGCCTTGCAGATCGTCGCCGAGCAGGCCCGCCGGCTCTCCGACTCCGTCGCCGGGATCGTGCTGCTACCCGCGGAGGAGGGCGGCCTGGAGATCGTCGCGGTGGCCTCGGATCACCCCTCGAAGATCCTCGGGACGGTCGTCCCCCCGGAGAGCGAGCTGGTCGCCGAACTCCGCGACGGGAAGCCCGTGTTCGTGGCCGACGCGGCCGCCGACCCGCGTATGCGCACGGATCTCACCCACGCCTACGGGCCCGTCATGATGCTCCCGCTGCAGAGCGACGGCCGGGTCCTCGGGGCGCTCCTCACCCCGAGGACCCGCGGCGGACGCCCCTTCACCGAGACCGAGCGGACCCTCGCCGCGCAGTTCGCCTCCCAGGCCGCGCTGGCGCTCATGATGGCCGAGACACAACGCGACCGGGAACGGCTCGCGGTGTACGAGGACCGCGACCGGATCGCCCGCGACCTGCACGACCTCGTCATCCAGCGGCTGTTCGCCACCGGAATGATGCTGGAGAGCGCGCAGCGCCGGTCGAACGTCCCCGAGGTGCGGCGGGGCGTCGGCAAGGCGGTCGACGAACTCGACGTCACCATCCAGGAGATCCGCACCGCGATCTTCGCGCTGCGACAGGGACCCGCCGAGCTGCCGTCCGGGCTGCGCACCCGCGTCCTGCGCGAGATCAACATGGCCGCCGTCCCCCTCGGTTTCCAGCCCGGCCACCACTTCACCGGGCCCGTCGACACGCTGGTCGGCGAGCTGCCCGGCAAGAACCTCATCGCCGCGCTGCGTGAAACCCTCTCCAACGCCTTCCGGCACGCGGGGGCCTCCCGTATCGAGGTCTCCGTCGACGCGGACGCCCTCCTGCCGGACGGGCGGCCGGCGGTGCGCCTCACCGTCACGGACGACGGCGTCGGCATCCCCGAGGGCGGCCGCCGCAGCGGCCTGAAGAACCTCAAGAGACGTGCCGAGTCGCTGGGCGGCGCCAGTTGGTACGGGCCGGGGATCGGCGAGGACGAGGGCGGTGCCACGGTGGTCTGGGAGGTTCCGCGCTGA
- a CDS encoding M23 family metallopeptidase, which yields MRPSRRHPLFVPALLCALVVLAARPTVAEGDDAEPGISTEVARLYEDASVATGQYEAGRRDAEAQRGRAERADQLLARERQEIAALHEDLGRIARAQYRQGGGLPYTAQILFAKDPDDLMRGQRAVRRADLTVSNAVARSRRAEDRLAADGAKAQSEWQALEKRSGELAEMKRTIEAKLDEARSALQSQADASVTAGSCRGAVRLDQPPVDATRAWVAPVETYELSAGFGSGGEHWANRHTGQDFAVPIGTPVRAVGAGRVVKVSCGGPFGIEIVVEHPDGYCTQYAHLAAVAVDQGQRVSTGQWIGQSGTSGNSTGPHLHFEVRVTPETGSAIDPVPWLAEHGVVV from the coding sequence ATGCGCCCATCTCGTCGCCATCCCCTTTTCGTACCGGCACTGTTGTGCGCCCTCGTGGTCCTCGCGGCCCGGCCGACGGTGGCCGAGGGCGACGACGCGGAGCCCGGCATCAGTACCGAGGTGGCGCGGCTGTACGAGGACGCCTCCGTGGCGACGGGGCAGTACGAGGCGGGGCGGCGCGATGCCGAGGCGCAGCGCGGCCGGGCCGAGCGGGCGGACCAGCTCCTCGCGCGGGAGCGCCAGGAGATCGCGGCACTGCACGAGGACCTGGGCCGGATCGCGCGCGCCCAGTACCGGCAGGGCGGCGGGCTGCCGTACACGGCGCAGATCCTGTTCGCGAAGGACCCCGATGATCTGATGCGTGGTCAGCGTGCCGTGCGGCGGGCCGACCTGACCGTCTCCAACGCCGTCGCGAGGAGCCGGCGCGCCGAGGACCGCCTCGCCGCGGACGGGGCCAAGGCCCAGTCCGAATGGCAGGCGCTGGAGAAGCGGAGCGGGGAACTCGCCGAGATGAAGCGGACCATCGAGGCGAAGCTGGACGAGGCGCGGTCGGCGCTGCAGAGCCAGGCGGACGCCTCGGTGACGGCGGGCTCCTGCCGTGGCGCGGTCCGTCTCGACCAGCCGCCCGTGGATGCCACGCGTGCGTGGGTCGCGCCGGTGGAGACGTACGAACTCTCCGCGGGGTTCGGCAGCGGCGGCGAACACTGGGCGAACCGGCACACCGGACAGGACTTCGCGGTACCCATCGGCACGCCCGTGCGGGCGGTCGGGGCGGGCCGGGTGGTGAAGGTGTCCTGCGGTGGTCCTTTCGGCATCGAGATCGTGGTCGAGCACCCCGACGGCTACTGCACGCAGTACGCGCATCTCGCGGCGGTCGCCGTGGACCAGGGGCAGCGGGTCTCGACCGGGCAGTGGATCGGGCAGTCGGGCACGAGCGGCAACTCGACCGGTCCCCATCTGCACTTCGAGGTGCGGGTGACGCCGGAGACGGGATCGGCGATCGACCCGGTTCCGTGGCTGGCGGAGCACGGGGTCGTCGTGTAG
- a CDS encoding Cof-type HAD-IIB family hydrolase, with product MRENDHVTSATRRPETPASTVPPRLIATDLDGTLLRDDKSVSDRTIAALAAAEQAGIEVFFVTGRPARWMDVVSDHVHGHGLAICGNGAAVVDLHGGPGAHRFVKIRELTPAIALDVVQVLRSAAPGTVCAVERTFGLHLEPGYPLMHMEAPEIVLPAEKLLAEDALDADQPVLKVLAFHPEMDPDEFLAVARPAIGDRANVTRSSPSALLEISGPGISKASTLALCCAERGISPEEVVAFGDMPNDVEMLTWAGRSYAMGNAHPAVIAAASGRTVANNEDGVAVVIERILADRP from the coding sequence ATGCGGGAGAATGACCACGTGACCTCAGCGACTCGCCGGCCCGAGACTCCGGCCTCCACCGTCCCGCCCCGGCTGATCGCCACGGACCTCGACGGCACTTTGTTGCGCGACGACAAATCGGTGTCCGACCGCACGATCGCCGCCCTCGCCGCCGCCGAACAGGCCGGTATCGAGGTCTTCTTCGTCACCGGCCGCCCGGCCCGCTGGATGGACGTCGTCAGCGACCACGTCCACGGGCACGGCCTGGCGATCTGCGGCAACGGCGCCGCCGTCGTCGACCTGCACGGCGGCCCCGGCGCCCACCGCTTCGTCAAGATCCGCGAACTGACGCCCGCCATCGCCCTCGACGTCGTCCAGGTACTGCGGTCCGCCGCGCCCGGCACGGTGTGCGCCGTCGAGCGGACGTTCGGCCTCCATCTCGAACCGGGGTACCCCCTCATGCACATGGAGGCCCCGGAGATCGTCCTGCCCGCCGAGAAACTCCTCGCCGAGGACGCTCTGGACGCCGACCAGCCGGTGCTGAAGGTGCTCGCGTTCCACCCGGAGATGGACCCGGACGAGTTCCTCGCCGTGGCCCGCCCGGCCATCGGCGACCGGGCCAACGTGACCCGGTCGAGCCCCAGCGCCCTGCTGGAGATCAGCGGCCCCGGCATCTCCAAGGCCAGCACGCTCGCGCTGTGCTGTGCGGAGCGCGGTATCTCCCCCGAGGAGGTCGTCGCCTTCGGTGACATGCCCAACGACGTCGAGATGCTCACCTGGGCCGGCAGGTCGTACGCGATGGGCAACGCCCACCCCGCCGTGATCGCCGCCGCCTCCGGGCGCACGGTCGCCAACAACGAGGACGGGGTGGCCGTCGTGATCGAGCGGATCCTGGCAGACCGCCCGTAA
- a CDS encoding LLM class flavin-dependent oxidoreductase — MSLRLSTVILPYVRWHEGGRSAWQRAEQLGFHTAFTYDHLSWRTFRDGPWFGAVPTLTAAAAVTDRLRLGTLVTSPNFRHPVTLAKDLISLDDISNGRVTLGIGAGGTGFDATALGQDPWTPRERADRFGEFVPLLDRLLTEDSVSYGGNFYSAHEARNIPGCVQRPRLPFAVAATGPRGLRLAARHGQAWVTTGDPKLFETGTPEQSVQAIRGQVSRLADACAEIGRDASELDKILLTGFTPDRGQPLESLDAFVDFAGRHAELGITDLVIHWPIPDSDFVADEKVFERIALEAVAQLS, encoded by the coding sequence ATGAGTCTGCGTCTGAGCACCGTGATCCTGCCGTACGTCCGCTGGCACGAGGGCGGGCGTTCCGCGTGGCAGCGTGCGGAGCAACTCGGCTTCCACACCGCGTTCACCTACGACCATCTCTCCTGGCGGACCTTCCGCGACGGACCGTGGTTCGGGGCCGTCCCGACGCTGACCGCGGCCGCCGCCGTCACCGACCGGCTGCGCCTGGGCACCCTCGTGACCTCGCCGAACTTCCGGCACCCGGTGACCCTCGCCAAGGACCTGATCTCCCTCGACGACATCTCGAACGGCCGGGTCACGCTGGGCATCGGCGCCGGAGGCACCGGTTTCGACGCCACGGCGCTCGGCCAGGACCCGTGGACCCCTCGTGAGCGAGCCGACCGCTTCGGTGAGTTCGTCCCGCTGCTCGACCGCCTCCTCACCGAGGATTCCGTCTCGTACGGCGGCAATTTCTACTCGGCGCACGAGGCACGCAACATCCCCGGCTGCGTCCAGCGCCCCCGGCTGCCGTTCGCGGTGGCCGCCACCGGCCCGCGCGGGCTGCGGCTCGCCGCCCGTCACGGGCAGGCCTGGGTGACCACCGGCGACCCGAAGCTGTTCGAGACGGGCACCCCCGAGCAGTCGGTTCAAGCCATTCGCGGGCAGGTCTCCAGGCTGGCGGACGCGTGCGCCGAGATCGGCAGGGACGCGTCGGAGCTCGACAAGATCCTGCTGACCGGGTTCACCCCCGACCGCGGGCAGCCCCTGGAGTCCCTCGACGCGTTCGTCGACTTCGCGGGCCGGCACGCGGAGCTGGGCATCACCGACCTCGTGATCCACTGGCCGATCCCCGACTCGGACTTCGTGGCCGACGAGAAGGTCTTCGAGCGGATCGCCCTGGAAGCGGTCGCCCAGCTTTCCTGA
- a CDS encoding RNA 2'-phosphotransferase: MDERRTVKVSKYLSKHLRHQPERIGLTLGEGGWVEIDALISAAAAHGFPFTRAELDHVVAENDKRRFAVEGTRIRASQGHSVEVDLGLPPATPPAYLYHGTVARALDAIRAEGLKPMSRHDVHLSADRETATRVGARRGRPVVLSVDAAAMHRDGNVFRVSANGVWLTAAVPPRYLRFPGPH, encoded by the coding sequence ATGGATGAACGACGCACCGTGAAGGTGTCGAAGTACCTCTCGAAGCACCTGCGGCATCAGCCGGAGCGGATCGGGCTCACGCTCGGCGAGGGCGGCTGGGTCGAGATCGACGCACTGATCTCCGCGGCGGCCGCGCACGGCTTCCCGTTCACCCGCGCCGAGCTCGATCACGTGGTGGCCGAGAACGACAAGCGCCGCTTCGCCGTCGAGGGCACCAGGATCCGGGCCAGCCAGGGCCACTCCGTCGAGGTCGACCTCGGACTGCCCCCGGCGACCCCGCCGGCGTATCTCTACCACGGCACCGTGGCCCGTGCCCTGGACGCGATCCGTGCCGAGGGCCTGAAGCCCATGAGCCGGCACGACGTGCACCTCTCCGCGGACCGGGAGACCGCCACCCGCGTCGGCGCCCGCCGCGGCCGCCCGGTCGTGCTCAGCGTGGACGCCGCGGCCATGCACCGTGACGGCAATGTCTTCCGGGTCAGCGCCAACGGCGTCTGGCTGACGGCGGCCGTACCCCCGCGGTACCTGCGGTTTCCCGGCCCGCACTGA
- a CDS encoding MerR family transcriptional regulator — translation MGDEPGGVAYRIEDLAHRSGATVRTIRAYQDRGLLPRPERRGRANVYADAHLARLRQIADLLDRGYTLASIKELLEAWDAGRGLGGILGLVAEVGGPWTDEEAARVSRAELDERFGGSPDDAAVADAVELGVLEPVPGEEDVFLVPSPQELSAAVELYTAGVPLSAISCHLRELRGQVEHIASRFLEFTAEHVFARYLGEHPPSDAEAAEAASLVRRLRPLAQQTVDAELARAMRLFATRHLSRHLSAGSPPEQLEDGRTVEVAAGTMRAVERLVGTEHVSAFITAAAERELQARTLDRLAANGLHHDIIDEIP, via the coding sequence ATGGGTGACGAGCCGGGTGGTGTCGCGTACCGCATCGAGGATCTGGCGCACCGCAGCGGCGCCACGGTTCGGACGATCCGCGCCTATCAGGACCGCGGGCTGCTGCCCCGCCCCGAGCGGCGCGGCCGCGCCAATGTGTACGCGGACGCCCATCTGGCACGGCTGCGGCAGATCGCCGACCTCCTGGACCGCGGCTACACGCTGGCCTCGATCAAGGAGCTCCTGGAGGCCTGGGACGCGGGGCGGGGCCTCGGCGGGATACTCGGCCTGGTCGCGGAGGTGGGCGGCCCGTGGACCGACGAGGAGGCCGCCCGGGTCTCCCGGGCCGAGCTGGACGAGAGATTCGGCGGCAGTCCCGACGACGCGGCGGTGGCGGACGCCGTGGAGCTCGGCGTGCTGGAGCCCGTTCCGGGCGAGGAGGACGTCTTCCTCGTTCCGAGCCCTCAAGAGCTCTCCGCGGCTGTCGAGTTGTACACGGCGGGTGTTCCGCTGTCCGCGATCTCCTGTCATCTGCGGGAGTTGAGGGGCCAGGTCGAGCACATCGCCTCCCGTTTCCTGGAGTTCACGGCGGAGCATGTCTTCGCGCGCTATCTGGGGGAGCATCCGCCGAGCGACGCGGAAGCGGCCGAGGCGGCCTCGCTCGTCCGGCGGCTCCGGCCGCTCGCACAGCAGACGGTGGATGCCGAACTGGCCCGCGCCATGCGGCTCTTCGCCACCCGGCACCTGAGCCGGCACCTCTCCGCGGGATCACCTCCGGAGCAGCTGGAGGACGGCCGCACGGTGGAGGTGGCCGCCGGGACAATGCGGGCCGTGGAGCGGCTGGTTGGCACGGAGCATGTCTCGGCGTTCATCACGGCTGCCGCCGAACGGGAGCTGCAGGCACGCACGTTGGACCGGCTGGCAGCAAATGGCCTCCACCATGACATTATTGACGAAATACCTTAA
- a CDS encoding metal-dependent hydrolase has protein sequence MSGDRHAIVPRRVSFDWRDTPLHWIPDEPTATHVINVLHLLLPAGERWFVRVLKEALPLVRDPGLRKDVKGFMGQEATHSVQHAYVLDHLAAQRLDTSGFTRHVDFLFEKLLGEEPPLGVPVPAREWLRFRLSMVAAIEQFTAVLGDWVLTAEGLDLADADEVMLDLLRWHGAEEVEHRAVAFDLYQHCGGTGVPRYARRIAGMAVTAPMMLYLWVWGAAHLIRRDPLLAGRLRYSLSAHNTAVRKGLLPSWKELGAAIPRYLRRSYHPSKEGSLLRAVEYLAQSPAARSAARAAVGAIGRAAAS, from the coding sequence GTGAGCGGTGACCGCCACGCGATCGTCCCGAGACGGGTGTCCTTCGACTGGCGGGACACCCCGCTGCACTGGATTCCGGACGAGCCCACCGCCACGCACGTGATCAATGTGCTGCATCTGCTGCTCCCGGCCGGGGAGCGGTGGTTCGTGCGGGTCCTCAAGGAGGCCCTGCCGCTGGTCCGCGATCCCGGGCTCCGCAAGGACGTCAAGGGGTTCATGGGCCAGGAGGCCACGCACAGCGTCCAGCACGCGTACGTCCTCGACCACCTCGCCGCCCAGCGACTCGACACCTCCGGCTTCACCCGGCATGTCGACTTCCTCTTCGAGAAGCTGCTCGGCGAGGAACCGCCTCTGGGTGTTCCCGTACCGGCCCGGGAATGGCTGCGCTTTCGGCTGTCGATGGTCGCGGCGATCGAGCAGTTCACGGCGGTGCTGGGCGACTGGGTCCTGACGGCCGAGGGTCTGGACCTCGCCGACGCCGACGAGGTCATGCTCGACCTGCTGCGCTGGCACGGCGCAGAGGAGGTCGAGCACCGGGCGGTGGCTTTCGACCTGTACCAGCACTGCGGCGGGACGGGTGTGCCGCGGTACGCCCGGCGGATCGCGGGCATGGCCGTCACCGCGCCGATGATGCTCTACCTGTGGGTGTGGGGCGCCGCCCACCTGATCCGCCGCGACCCGCTGCTCGCCGGTCGACTGCGCTACTCGCTGTCCGCCCACAACACGGCGGTCCGCAAAGGGCTGTTGCCCAGCTGGAAGGAGCTCGGCGCGGCCATACCGCGCTATCTGCGGCGGTCGTACCATCCGTCGAAGGAGGGCTCGCTGCTCAGGGCCGTCGAGTATCTGGCGCAGTCGCCCGCGGCGCGGTCGGCGGCGCGGGCCGCCGTGGGGGCGATCGGGCGGGCGGCCGCCTCCTAG
- a CDS encoding SDR family oxidoreductase, translated as MSLVGARERWVRTGGIELCVAELGDDRQPTVVLVHGYPDSKEVWSEVAVRLADRFHVVLYDVRGHGRSTAPRPLRGGFTLEKLTDDFLAVADAVSPDEPVHLVGHDWGSVQSWEFVTVGRTEGRIASFTSMSGPSLDHFGHWIKRRLTRPTPRRIGQLLGQGAKSWYVYMLHTPVLPELAWRGPLGKRWPKILQRVEKVPADGYPTPSLPSDAAHGAWLYRDNVRPRLGRPREDAYAHAPVQLITPLGDAFLSERLYDDVETWAPRLVRRTLPAKHWVPRTRPDQLAAWISEFVTANEGREAGVPAPEPAATGKYADRFGGQLVLVTGAGSGIGRATAFAFAEAGARVVAVDRDAEGAARTAEMSRLIGSPAAWAETVDVSDEQAMEKLAEKVAAEYGVVDVLVNNAGIGLSGSFFDTTPEDWRKVLDVNLWGVIHGCRLFGKQMAERGQGGHIVNTASAAAYQPSKALPAYSTSKAAVLMLSECLRAELAGQDIGVSAICPGFVNTNITSTTRFAGVDAAEERRRRKKSARLYGLRNYPPEKVADAVLRAVVRNEAVVPVTPEARGARLLQRFAPRTLRAIARMEPRL; from the coding sequence GTGAGTCTCGTGGGCGCGCGCGAGCGCTGGGTACGGACGGGCGGAATCGAGCTGTGCGTCGCCGAGCTGGGCGACGACAGGCAGCCGACCGTGGTGCTCGTACACGGCTATCCGGACTCCAAGGAGGTGTGGTCCGAGGTCGCCGTACGGCTCGCCGACCGCTTCCATGTCGTGTTGTACGACGTGCGGGGACACGGCCGTTCGACGGCTCCGCGGCCCCTGCGCGGCGGGTTCACGCTGGAGAAGCTGACCGACGACTTCCTGGCGGTCGCCGACGCGGTCAGTCCCGACGAGCCGGTGCACCTGGTGGGCCACGACTGGGGTTCGGTGCAGTCGTGGGAGTTCGTCACGGTCGGGCGCACCGAGGGCCGGATCGCGTCCTTCACGTCGATGTCCGGTCCCTCTCTCGACCACTTCGGCCACTGGATCAAGCGGCGGTTGACGCGGCCCACCCCGCGCCGGATCGGTCAGCTCCTCGGCCAGGGCGCCAAGTCCTGGTACGTGTACATGCTGCACACTCCGGTGCTGCCCGAACTGGCCTGGCGGGGCCCCCTGGGCAAGCGGTGGCCGAAGATCCTCCAGCGGGTCGAGAAGGTGCCCGCGGACGGCTACCCGACCCCGTCGCTGCCTTCGGACGCGGCGCACGGAGCGTGGCTGTACCGCGACAACGTACGGCCCCGGCTCGGCCGTCCCCGCGAGGACGCGTACGCGCACGCGCCGGTGCAGCTCATCACGCCCCTGGGGGACGCCTTTCTCTCCGAGCGGCTCTACGACGACGTGGAGACGTGGGCTCCGCGGCTGGTGCGCCGCACGCTCCCGGCCAAGCACTGGGTCCCGCGGACCCGCCCCGACCAACTGGCCGCCTGGATATCCGAGTTCGTGACGGCCAACGAGGGCCGCGAGGCCGGGGTGCCCGCGCCCGAGCCGGCGGCCACCGGGAAGTACGCCGACCGGTTCGGCGGGCAGCTGGTGCTGGTGACCGGTGCCGGCAGCGGTATCGGGCGGGCCACCGCGTTCGCGTTCGCCGAGGCAGGTGCGCGCGTGGTGGCCGTCGACCGGGACGCCGAAGGGGCGGCCCGCACGGCGGAGATGTCCCGGCTGATCGGCTCCCCCGCGGCCTGGGCCGAGACGGTCGACGTCTCCGACGAGCAGGCCATGGAGAAGCTCGCCGAGAAGGTCGCCGCCGAGTACGGCGTGGTGGACGTGCTGGTGAACAACGCCGGGATCGGACTCTCCGGATCCTTCTTCGACACCACCCCGGAGGACTGGAGGAAGGTCCTCGACGTCAATCTGTGGGGTGTGATCCACGGCTGCCGGCTCTTCGGGAAGCAGATGGCCGAGCGCGGTCAGGGCGGCCACATCGTCAACACCGCGTCGGCGGCGGCGTACCAGCCTTCGAAGGCGCTGCCCGCCTACAGCACCTCCAAGGCGGCCGTCCTGATGCTCAGCGAGTGCCTGCGGGCGGAACTGGCCGGGCAGGACATCGGGGTCTCGGCGATCTGTCCCGGCTTCGTGAACACCAACATCACCTCGACCACACGCTTCGCCGGGGTGGACGCGGCCGAGGAGAGGCGTCGCCGGAAGAAGTCGGCGCGGCTGTACGGGCTGCGCAACTACCCGCCGGAGAAGGTCGCCGACGCGGTCCTGCGCGCGGTGGTACGCAACGAGGCGGTCGTGCCGGTCACCCCGGAGGCGCGCGGCGCCCGCCTCCTGCAGCGCTTCGCGCCGAGGACGCTGCGCGCGATCGCACGAATGGAGCCACGGCTGTGA